The Buchnera aphidicola (Brachycaudus cardui) genomic sequence CTTGGTCTGTTTCAGTGCAGACATTAGTTTTTTTGACTTCATTAACTTTTCTGCCAGCTTTTCTTTTAATGATGACTAGTTTTACAAGAATTATTATTGTTTTTGGTTTATTACGTAATGCTTTAGGTACTCCATATGCCCCTCCAAATCAAATACTACTTGGTTTAGCATTGTTTTTAACTTTTTTTATTATGTCTCCGACTTTTGATGAAATTTATAAAGATGCTTATATACCATTTAGTCAAGAAAAAATAAATATGGAAGATGCTATTATAAAAGGTTCAAGTCCTTTAAAAAAATTTATGTTAAATCAAATACGTATACCTGATTTAGAATTATTTTCGAAATTAGCACATATTTCCTCTTATGAAAATAA encodes the following:
- the fliP gene encoding flagellar type III secretion system pore protein FliP (The bacterial flagellar biogenesis protein FliP forms a type III secretion system (T3SS)-type pore required for flagellar assembly.), encoding MFYRIIPFLVLLLFCPTVRADIPALTSHLLDDGGQTWSVSVQTLVFLTSLTFLPAFLLMMTSFTRIIIVFGLLRNALGTPYAPPNQILLGLALFLTFFIMSPTFDEIYKDAYIPFSQEKINMEDAIIKGSSPLKKFMLNQIRIPDLELFSKLAHISSYENKNDIPMRILLPAFITSELKTAFQIGFTIFIPFLIIDLVIASVLMALGMMMVPPSTISLPFKLMLFVLVDGWQLLITSLAQSFHT